The following proteins are co-located in the Echinicola sp. 20G genome:
- a CDS encoding BamA/TamA family outer membrane protein, translating to MSNNSLIIVASLVFAFSITKVSGVFAQDDSLKVAMDTSIYEGPEGGLFGTVEKVLDVLSTDTWSFIPAVTYSPETSLGVGAGAIKVFKSDKMVEQNLRPSSMPITFIYTLKKQAILELDLDLWKNYNKDYINARLELTKYPFKFYGIGNDLPSENQEDYASRYIYFHLNYMRRILPHVYVGPRIEFRADNVYEKKEGGMLDSGSIPGSENPRVSGLGLKLNYDTRDDVFQPQSGSYHQFTWMSFQPFLGSKYTYNRYELDLRKYVPVLRNKLLAVQAWWSFIEGESPFQQMAAIGGSRRMRGYFEGRYRDKMAMVYQAELRLPVYGNLGMVLFSNAGQVADKISTYGFDRFHYGGGFGIRYKLMDEGINIRIDFGFGDQTAFYFGLNEVI from the coding sequence ATGTCAAATAACAGTTTAATAATTGTGGCCTCATTGGTCTTTGCTTTTTCTATCACTAAGGTCTCCGGGGTATTTGCACAAGATGACTCTCTCAAGGTTGCCATGGATACTTCAATATATGAAGGGCCAGAAGGCGGTCTTTTTGGTACGGTGGAAAAGGTGCTGGATGTATTGAGTACGGACACTTGGTCTTTTATTCCAGCAGTTACCTATTCTCCTGAAACCAGTTTAGGAGTAGGGGCAGGAGCCATCAAGGTATTTAAATCAGATAAAATGGTTGAGCAGAACCTTCGGCCTTCATCCATGCCAATTACATTTATTTATACCCTAAAGAAGCAGGCAATTTTGGAGCTTGACCTGGATTTGTGGAAGAATTACAATAAAGACTATATCAATGCAAGGCTAGAGTTGACCAAGTACCCCTTTAAATTCTATGGTATTGGAAATGATCTTCCCTCAGAAAATCAAGAAGACTATGCCAGCCGATATATCTATTTCCATCTTAATTATATGAGAAGGATTTTACCTCATGTTTATGTAGGTCCACGGATAGAATTTCGAGCCGACAATGTTTATGAGAAAAAAGAAGGAGGGATGTTGGACAGCGGATCCATTCCAGGAAGTGAAAATCCTCGGGTATCAGGCTTGGGTTTAAAGTTGAATTACGACACCAGAGATGATGTATTCCAGCCTCAGTCCGGTTCTTATCATCAATTTACATGGATGTCTTTCCAGCCTTTTTTAGGAAGTAAATACACATATAATCGTTATGAGTTAGACCTGAGAAAATATGTGCCTGTTTTAAGAAATAAATTGCTAGCTGTCCAAGCATGGTGGAGTTTTATAGAGGGGGAATCTCCTTTTCAGCAAATGGCAGCAATAGGTGGGAGCCGGAGAATGCGTGGATATTTTGAAGGTCGTTACCGGGACAAGATGGCCATGGTTTACCAGGCAGAATTACGGTTACCTGTTTATGGAAACTTGGGAATGGTGCTTTTCAGTAATGCTGGGCAAGTAGCGGACAAAATCTCTACCTATGGATTTGACCGTTTCCATTATGGTGGAGGATTTGGAATTCGCTATAAATTGATGGATGAGGGTATCAATATTCGTATTGACTTTGGCTTTGGAGACCAAACTGCCTTTTACTTTGGTCTTAATGAGGTTATCTGA
- a CDS encoding fatty acid desaturase produces the protein MSFVKEKYRPVDPMGTIIALGIILIWFLSLLFFLNWEMDYTNPLTYMGVLIQMHLYTGLFITAHDAMHGTVSFNKRLNKAIGWFCAILFSFNFYHKLFPKHHDHHRFVASVSDPDYHESGDFWPWYWSFIKTYLSLGQLVLMGVAFQLLRLVYPVENLVFYWMLPAILSTFQLFYFGTYLPHKGEHDNKHQSGSMKKNHFWAFLTCYFFGYHYEHHDSPGTPWWRLWRYKS, from the coding sequence ATGTCTTTTGTCAAAGAAAAATATCGACCAGTTGATCCAATGGGAACTATCATTGCTTTGGGAATTATTTTGATATGGTTTCTATCTCTTCTATTTTTCCTTAACTGGGAAATGGATTATACCAATCCCTTGACTTACATGGGAGTCCTGATTCAAATGCATCTTTATACCGGGCTCTTTATTACGGCCCATGACGCTATGCATGGAACAGTATCCTTCAATAAAAGACTAAATAAAGCCATTGGCTGGTTTTGTGCCATCCTTTTTTCTTTTAATTTTTACCATAAGTTATTTCCAAAACACCATGATCACCATCGCTTTGTAGCTTCGGTGAGTGATCCGGATTATCATGAGTCAGGTGATTTTTGGCCTTGGTATTGGAGCTTTATTAAAACCTATCTTTCATTAGGTCAATTGGTATTGATGGGAGTAGCGTTTCAATTGCTCAGGCTGGTTTATCCTGTTGAAAATTTGGTGTTCTATTGGATGCTACCTGCTATTTTGTCCACCTTTCAGCTATTTTATTTTGGGACTTATTTGCCTCACAAGGGAGAGCACGACAATAAGCATCAGTCTGGTAGCATGAAAAAGAATCATTTTTGGGCGTTTCTTACGTGTTACTTTTTTGGATATCACTATGAACATCATGATTCTCCTGGAACTCCTTGGTGGAGATTATGGAGATACAAATCTTAA
- a CDS encoding 4-hydroxy-3-methylbut-2-enyl diphosphate reductase produces the protein MLDLKVHIDPNSGFCFGVVYAIEMAEEILDEEGHLYCLGDIVHNDEEVSRLVSKGLKIIDREFLKDLKNEKVLIRAHGEPPTTYELALKNDLTLVDASCPVVLKLQNRIKNAYDRQDRIYIFGKHGHAEVEGLLGQTKHEAVVFQNIEELDLDNMPEKITLFSQTTKSTDRFYEINRILEEKGITVQTNDTICRQVSNRDKELRKFSTEFDKVVFVSGSKSSNGKALYEVCKSQNTETYFVSNAGQVKPSWFNSNQTVGICGATSTPRWLMEEVRDRLLNF, from the coding sequence ATGTTAGATCTCAAGGTACATATTGATCCTAATTCTGGTTTTTGTTTTGGTGTAGTATATGCCATAGAGATGGCAGAGGAAATCCTTGATGAAGAGGGCCACCTCTATTGCCTGGGGGATATAGTACATAATGATGAGGAAGTCAGTCGTTTGGTAAGCAAAGGTCTTAAAATCATAGATCGAGAATTTTTAAAAGATTTAAAAAATGAAAAGGTCTTGATCAGGGCGCATGGAGAACCTCCAACTACCTATGAGTTAGCACTGAAAAATGACCTTACTTTAGTAGACGCAAGTTGTCCAGTAGTGCTAAAGCTTCAAAATAGGATCAAGAATGCCTATGACCGTCAGGATAGGATCTATATTTTTGGTAAACATGGACATGCAGAGGTAGAAGGTCTATTGGGTCAGACCAAACATGAGGCGGTTGTATTTCAAAATATTGAAGAATTGGATTTGGACAATATGCCCGAAAAAATTACCCTTTTCAGCCAGACTACCAAAAGTACAGATAGGTTTTATGAGATCAACCGAATATTGGAAGAAAAGGGCATTACGGTTCAGACCAACGATACTATCTGTCGACAGGTTTCCAACCGAGATAAAGAATTGAGAAAGTTTTCGACAGAATTCGATAAAGTCGTTTTTGTGAGTGGAAGCAAATCAAGTAACGGTAAGGCCCTTTATGAAGTTTGTAAAAGTCAGAATACCGAAACCTATTTTGTCTCCAATGCAGGTCAAGTTAAACCGTCGTGGTTCAATTCAAATCAAACGGTGGGGATCTGTGGGGCGACTTCGACACCTCGGTGGTTGATGGAAGAGGTCAGGGACCGCTTGCTGAACTTTTAA
- a CDS encoding lycopene cyclase domain-containing protein, with protein MEKCLYLILNIATLLFPLLWSFESKVSYAKKWFALFPAILFTAALYLIWDQWFTEMGVWGFNERYLTGVYLGSLPLEECLFFIIVPFSTIFIYEVLQFYFPPKPKTKITKGITFLLIGVLIIIGILNLDKWYTCVNFTLVALLLTLHYYFFKDKILGRFYVFYLVHLIPFLLFNGTLTGAFTPEPVVFYDDAENLGLRIFTIPVEDFIYSMGLMLMNISIYEKIKQRKTIQSPLG; from the coding sequence ATGGAGAAGTGTCTCTATTTGATATTAAACATTGCGACATTATTGTTCCCATTGCTTTGGTCATTTGAGTCTAAGGTAAGTTATGCTAAAAAGTGGTTTGCCTTATTTCCAGCCATTTTATTTACTGCTGCTCTATACTTGATCTGGGACCAGTGGTTTACAGAGATGGGGGTGTGGGGCTTCAATGAAAGATATTTGACAGGAGTATATTTGGGTAGTTTGCCCTTAGAAGAATGTCTTTTCTTTATCATTGTCCCCTTCTCAACTATTTTTATTTATGAAGTACTCCAATTTTATTTTCCTCCTAAACCCAAAACAAAGATTACCAAAGGCATTACATTTTTGCTTATAGGAGTCTTGATTATTATTGGAATCCTAAACCTTGACAAATGGTATACCTGTGTGAACTTTACTTTGGTAGCTCTCCTGCTGACCCTTCATTATTATTTCTTTAAGGATAAAATTTTAGGAAGGTTTTATGTTTTTTACTTGGTGCATTTGATTCCGTTTTTACTTTTTAACGGCACCTTGACAGGAGCATTTACTCCTGAACCAGTGGTGTTTTATGATGACGCAGAAAATTTGGGGCTACGCATATTTACTATCCCTGTAGAAGACTTTATCTATTCCATGGGACTGATGCTGATGAATATTTCTATTTATGAAAAAATCAAGCAAAGAAAAACAATCCAAAGCCCTTTGGGTTAA
- a CDS encoding phytoene/squalene synthase family protein, which translates to MDALNLYHQTTLACSKLITQKYSTSFSLGIRVMDQKLHGPIYGIYGFVRFADEIVDTFHHKDKKYLLDKFREDTYEAIDQKISMNPVLHSFQIVVHQYGIEKELIDAFLDSMAMDLDFSLYNDSKYKQYIYGSAEVVGLMCLKVFCEGNQEEYERLKSPACKLGSAFQKVNFLRDIKSDYEERGRVYFPEVDYKTFNRTKKKEIEEDIQKDFDDAYEGIKRLPVGAKIGVKIAYLYYLNLFRKIKKLEPETITLRRVRIPNIKKLSLLLGIYFGSKLGLEE; encoded by the coding sequence ATGGATGCTCTTAATTTATATCACCAGACTACGCTAGCCTGTAGCAAACTGATCACTCAAAAGTACAGTACTTCCTTTAGCTTAGGCATTAGGGTGATGGATCAGAAGCTTCACGGCCCAATATATGGTATTTATGGTTTTGTGCGTTTTGCAGATGAGATTGTAGATACTTTTCACCATAAGGATAAAAAGTATCTTTTGGATAAATTCCGAGAAGATACTTATGAAGCTATTGATCAAAAAATAAGTATGAACCCTGTCTTACATTCGTTTCAAATAGTGGTCCATCAATATGGGATTGAAAAGGAGCTCATTGATGCGTTTCTGGACAGTATGGCCATGGATCTTGATTTTAGTCTATACAATGATAGTAAATACAAACAATACATCTACGGATCTGCAGAGGTAGTTGGCTTGATGTGCTTGAAGGTTTTTTGTGAAGGAAACCAGGAAGAATATGAACGACTAAAATCTCCAGCGTGTAAATTAGGCTCTGCATTTCAAAAAGTTAACTTCCTAAGGGATATCAAGAGTGATTATGAAGAAAGAGGAAGGGTTTATTTCCCGGAAGTAGATTATAAAACTTTTAACCGTACAAAGAAAAAAGAAATTGAAGAGGATATCCAAAAGGACTTTGATGATGCCTATGAGGGGATAAAGCGCTTGCCTGTTGGTGCAAAAATTGGGGTCAAAATAGCCTATTTATATTATTTGAATCTGTTTCGGAAGATTAAGAAGTTAGAACCAGAAACGATTACTTTAAGAAGGGTACGAATCCCCAATATCAAAAAGCTATCATTGCTTTTAGGTATTTACTTTGGGTCAAAGTTAGGTTTAGAAGAATAG
- a CDS encoding NAD(P)/FAD-dependent oxidoreductase, translating to MTNEQVVVIGAGFAGIAAATRLANQGYRVTLLEKNDSPGGRARKFTAEGFTFDMGPSWYWMPDVFESYFAQFGKKTSDYYKLVRLDPSYKVYFGEDDQIDMPADLDGLKELFESIEAGAAEKLEKFLVQAAHKYKVGIQDWVYKPGQSIWEFAQPGIINDLIKLDIFNSMKKHVRKFFKNEKLVRLMEFPVLFLGQTAEKIPALYSLMNYADMVLGTWYPMGGMHEIIKGMVTLAEERGVEFIYNADVSHIKVQNGEAKAVHLTDDRSFLADIVIAGADYHHVDSALLPPDCRNYSDTYWDKRTLAPSSLIFYLGIDKKLKNLDHHNLFFDEPLEPHAAAIYENPDWPEKPLFYVCCPSKTDPSVAPEGKENLFILIPLAPDLEDSEAKREKYLQLVMDRLEKLTGQSIREHVLYRRSYAHRDFISDYNAYKGNAYGLANTLGQTALLKPKLRNKKLKNLYYTGQLTVPGPGVPPSLISGQVVAHEIIKQKFSIAPQN from the coding sequence ATGACCAACGAACAAGTAGTGGTAATAGGTGCTGGCTTTGCGGGTATTGCAGCAGCCACCAGGTTAGCTAATCAAGGCTACCGGGTAACGTTATTGGAGAAAAACGATAGCCCTGGAGGTCGCGCTCGAAAATTTACAGCTGAGGGATTTACTTTTGATATGGGTCCAAGTTGGTACTGGATGCCAGATGTGTTTGAAAGTTACTTTGCGCAATTTGGAAAAAAAACATCCGATTATTATAAGCTTGTAAGGTTAGATCCTTCCTACAAGGTTTATTTTGGTGAGGATGATCAAATTGATATGCCTGCTGATTTAGATGGATTAAAGGAGTTGTTTGAATCAATTGAAGCGGGAGCTGCAGAAAAGTTGGAGAAATTTCTGGTGCAAGCCGCCCACAAATATAAAGTAGGTATTCAAGATTGGGTATATAAGCCGGGTCAGTCCATATGGGAATTTGCGCAGCCGGGGATTATTAATGACCTGATCAAGCTGGATATTTTTAATTCCATGAAAAAGCATGTGAGGAAATTTTTCAAAAATGAAAAATTAGTCAGGCTGATGGAGTTTCCTGTACTTTTTTTGGGTCAGACAGCGGAGAAAATACCAGCGCTTTATAGCTTGATGAACTATGCAGATATGGTTTTGGGGACTTGGTATCCTATGGGAGGTATGCATGAGATCATTAAAGGAATGGTCACCTTAGCGGAAGAAAGAGGGGTTGAGTTTATTTATAATGCTGATGTAAGCCATATAAAAGTTCAAAATGGAGAGGCCAAGGCGGTTCATTTGACCGATGATCGGTCTTTCCTTGCGGATATTGTGATTGCAGGAGCAGACTATCATCATGTGGATAGCGCCCTTCTGCCACCTGACTGTAGAAATTATTCTGATACCTATTGGGACAAAAGAACCCTAGCACCTTCTAGCCTTATTTTTTATTTAGGTATTGATAAGAAACTCAAAAACCTTGACCATCATAACCTCTTTTTTGATGAGCCTCTGGAACCTCATGCAGCGGCGATATATGAAAATCCTGACTGGCCTGAGAAACCATTATTTTATGTGTGTTGTCCTTCCAAGACAGATCCTTCCGTTGCACCAGAAGGCAAAGAAAACCTATTTATTCTTATTCCGCTTGCCCCAGATTTAGAGGATTCTGAGGCCAAGAGAGAAAAGTATTTACAATTGGTGATGGACAGATTGGAGAAGCTTACGGGGCAAAGTATTAGAGAACACGTGCTTTATCGCAGGTCTTATGCACATCGAGACTTTATTTCGGATTACAATGCTTATAAAGGCAATGCTTATGGATTGGCGAATACTTTAGGTCAAACAGCACTGTTGAAGCCAAAATTGAGGAACAAAAAACTCAAAAATTTATATTACACTGGACAACTTACTGTTCCGGGTCCGGGAGTGCCTCCCTCTTTAATTTCCGGCCAAGTAGTGGCGCACGAGATTATCAAACAGAAATTTTCAATAGCCCCTCAAAACTAA
- a CDS encoding RNA polymerase sigma factor, whose protein sequence is MTTLEFSYTLNQHSKSLKPFALRLTKDLDAANDLLQDTVLKAYTNRDKFSDGTNLKAWLYTIMKNTFITNYQRMVRRATFVDTTDNLHYLNSGDTAVENGAPGEFALNDINKCIDRLDEVYQVPFMMYFKGWKYQEIAEKLDLPIGTVKNRIHIARKILKDDLKVYKLD, encoded by the coding sequence ATGACAACGCTCGAATTCAGTTATACCTTAAACCAACATTCAAAATCTCTAAAACCTTTTGCGCTTAGGCTGACCAAAGACTTGGATGCGGCAAATGACCTTCTACAGGATACTGTGCTAAAAGCATATACGAATAGAGATAAATTTTCGGATGGTACTAACCTGAAAGCTTGGTTATATACCATAATGAAAAACACATTCATTACGAATTATCAACGGATGGTAAGACGGGCAACTTTTGTAGATACAACGGATAACCTACACTACCTTAATTCAGGAGATACAGCTGTGGAAAATGGAGCGCCAGGTGAGTTTGCCTTAAATGATATCAATAAATGCATTGATAGATTAGATGAGGTGTATCAGGTTCCATTCATGATGTACTTTAAAGGATGGAAATATCAAGAAATAGCTGAGAAATTAGATTTACCTATCGGAACGGTCAAAAACAGAATTCATATCGCAAGGAAAATCTTGAAAGATGATCTAAAGGTTTATAAGCTTGACTAA
- a CDS encoding MerR family transcriptional regulator, whose protein sequence is MSSYSIKDLEHLSGIKAHTIRIWEQRYNLVEPKRTETNIRYYDDADLKLILNVSLLNNNGYKISKIAKMSSEEIRDKVIALTEGVMAYEDQIYALTVCMIEIDEEGFDRILSINTRSIGFDETMLSVIYPFLSKIGVLWQIGAISPAQEHFISNLIRQKLIVAIDRYVYQGGGKKFMLFLPEGELHEISLLFAAYLIKSEGHKVIYLGQSTPQEDLLEVYKFHQPEYLITVLTTSPEVELVAAYLCKLSKTFPKSTIIVSGYQVLRGEVEVPENVMIMNKIEEVKFYLQDERKVINED, encoded by the coding sequence ATGAGTAGTTATTCGATAAAGGATTTGGAGCATCTTTCGGGGATCAAGGCACATACCATCCGGATTTGGGAGCAACGCTATAATTTGGTCGAGCCAAAAAGAACAGAGACCAATATCAGGTATTACGATGATGCGGATTTGAAATTGATTCTTAATGTCTCCTTACTCAACAACAACGGCTATAAGATTTCAAAAATCGCCAAAATGAGCTCGGAGGAAATCAGAGATAAGGTCATTGCCTTGACTGAAGGAGTTATGGCTTATGAAGATCAGATCTATGCCCTTACCGTTTGTATGATAGAAATTGATGAGGAAGGGTTTGATCGTATTCTTTCAATCAATACCAGAAGTATTGGTTTTGATGAAACTATGTTAAGTGTTATTTATCCCTTTTTGTCTAAAATCGGTGTTTTATGGCAGATAGGAGCCATCTCTCCGGCTCAGGAACATTTTATCAGCAATTTGATCAGGCAGAAACTGATTGTGGCGATTGATCGGTACGTGTATCAAGGTGGAGGTAAAAAGTTCATGCTCTTTTTGCCAGAAGGAGAGCTGCATGAAATATCTCTTCTTTTTGCTGCTTATTTGATCAAAAGTGAAGGGCATAAGGTGATTTATCTTGGACAGAGCACGCCGCAAGAGGACTTGTTAGAAGTTTATAAGTTTCATCAACCAGAATATTTGATCACAGTACTTACCACTTCTCCTGAGGTAGAACTTGTGGCAGCATACCTTTGTAAGCTTAGCAAAACATTTCCGAAGAGTACGATTATTGTATCGGGTTATCAAGTTCTTAGAGGTGAAGTTGAGGTGCCTGAGAATGTCATGATAATGAATAAAATAGAAGAGGTCAAATTTTATCTACAAGACGAGAGAAAGGTAATTAATGAGGACTGA
- a CDS encoding sterol desaturase family protein: protein MLFALLFVILGFFLMEISGWFIHRYIMHGLLWRIHKTHHQHSKGPFELNDLFSLLFGSISIILMVLGFEQLDYRFWMGLGITIYGAGYFVLHDILIHRRGKWIKRPNRNSFFRGIFKAHQAHHANNKKKGTEAFGLLLVPLKYFKEGKK, encoded by the coding sequence ATGTTATTTGCATTACTGTTTGTGATTTTAGGTTTTTTCCTGATGGAGATTTCTGGTTGGTTTATCCATAGGTATATCATGCATGGATTGCTTTGGAGAATTCATAAGACGCACCATCAGCACTCTAAGGGGCCATTTGAGCTCAATGATCTATTTTCACTGCTATTTGGAAGTATTTCGATCATTTTAATGGTCCTTGGTTTTGAGCAACTGGATTACAGATTCTGGATGGGATTGGGGATTACCATTTATGGAGCTGGATATTTTGTGTTGCATGATATACTGATCCATAGAAGAGGAAAGTGGATCAAAAGGCCAAATAGAAATAGCTTCTTCAGGGGCATATTTAAGGCGCATCAAGCCCACCATGCCAATAATAAAAAGAAGGGAACGGAGGCTTTCGGTCTCTTACTGGTTCCACTAAAGTATTTTAAAGAAGGGAAGAAATGA
- a CDS encoding DUF4286 family protein, whose amino-acid sequence MILYNITVNIDQDVEKEWVQWMKATHIPKVMETGLFNEFKFYKLLHEMEGGGVNYSVQYFAESMDHVLDYQNNHDMKIHEVFNQKYNNKYALFRSVLEQV is encoded by the coding sequence ATGATTTTATACAATATTACAGTAAATATTGACCAAGATGTGGAGAAGGAATGGGTACAATGGATGAAAGCTACCCATATCCCCAAAGTAATGGAAACCGGCCTATTCAATGAATTTAAGTTCTACAAGCTTTTGCATGAAATGGAAGGCGGAGGTGTTAATTATTCCGTTCAATATTTTGCAGAAAGTATGGATCATGTCTTGGATTACCAAAACAACCATGATATGAAGATCCATGAAGTCTTCAATCAAAAGTACAATAACAAGTACGCTCTCTTCAGATCTGTTTTAGAGCAGGTTTAA
- a CDS encoding GNAT family N-acetyltransferase, producing MYTIREGKKEDLPRIFELIEELAIYEKAPEQVTNTVAMMEEDGFGPNPVYGFFVLIKEATQEIIGTAIYYYRYSTWKGRRLYLEDYIVTEKERGKGAGKLLFERVMKKSLEDNCTGMMWQVLDWNEPAINFYNKYNSEIEEGWYNCHLQAEEIREMLG from the coding sequence ATGTATACGATCAGAGAAGGAAAAAAAGAGGATTTGCCCAGAATATTCGAATTGATAGAAGAATTGGCAATTTATGAGAAAGCGCCTGAGCAAGTAACCAATACTGTGGCGATGATGGAAGAAGATGGGTTCGGCCCTAATCCAGTCTATGGCTTTTTTGTATTGATTAAAGAGGCAACTCAAGAAATCATTGGGACAGCCATTTATTATTATCGTTACAGTACATGGAAGGGAAGAAGATTGTACTTGGAGGATTACATTGTGACAGAAAAGGAAAGGGGCAAAGGAGCAGGTAAATTGCTATTTGAAAGGGTGATGAAAAAGTCCTTGGAGGATAATTGTACAGGAATGATGTGGCAAGTCTTGGATTGGAATGAGCCGGCCATCAATTTCTACAATAAGTATAATTCAGAAATTGAAGAAGGTTGGTATAACTGCCATTTGCAAGCTGAAGAGATCAGGGAAATGTTGGGTTAA
- a CDS encoding type III pantothenate kinase has translation MFLSIDAGNSNIVFGFYDNGSQTWKYEHRVETKREVSVNKLAKDLQLFFLEMGLKPIQVKQIGISSVVPEINRTLISLSESFFNITPHFINEHSYSSVNILTTRPAEMGTDLMANAVAAFEAHRSACIIVDFGTALTFTVISDKGEIIGVNIVPGLKTALKSLFRNTSKLPEVKLELPTSAIGKNTIHSIQAGILYGYSGLVKGMLQTIQQELSMDFTIIATGGLSEILTNLKDTFDYIDRDLTLKGIKIIAERN, from the coding sequence ATGTTTCTCTCTATCGATGCCGGTAATTCAAATATTGTTTTTGGCTTCTATGACAATGGTAGCCAAACTTGGAAATATGAGCACAGAGTAGAAACAAAAAGAGAGGTCAGTGTAAACAAATTGGCCAAAGACCTACAGCTTTTCTTTCTAGAGATGGGACTCAAACCTATTCAGGTTAAACAAATCGGCATTAGCTCTGTAGTTCCTGAAATTAACCGTACCTTGATCAGCCTTTCAGAATCCTTTTTTAACATTACTCCCCACTTCATTAATGAACACAGCTATTCATCTGTAAATATCCTCACAACAAGGCCTGCAGAAATGGGCACGGACCTTATGGCCAATGCTGTGGCTGCATTTGAAGCCCATCGTTCCGCGTGTATTATTGTAGATTTTGGAACTGCGCTGACTTTTACCGTAATCAGTGATAAAGGAGAAATTATAGGAGTAAACATAGTTCCTGGCCTTAAAACGGCATTAAAATCTCTATTTAGAAATACTTCTAAACTTCCTGAGGTCAAGCTGGAACTACCTACATCGGCCATTGGGAAAAATACCATCCATTCCATTCAGGCAGGTATACTTTATGGCTACTCTGGATTGGTGAAAGGGATGCTACAAACCATCCAACAAGAGCTCTCCATGGATTTTACCATTATTGCTACTGGTGGCCTTTCTGAAATTTTAACCAATCTAAAAGATACATTTGATTATATAGATCGTGACCTAACACTTAAAGGAATTAAAATAATTGCAGAAAGGAATTGA